One genomic region from Rosa rugosa chromosome 1, drRosRugo1.1, whole genome shotgun sequence encodes:
- the LOC133706710 gene encoding uncharacterized protein LOC133706710: MSTTTAEKHIFFSKVVQRESIEPPGMETYLPIVFYLMKQTLCWYDHPTEFTCETSPAGQRGFAIDFSSREDQIDTFANVISGMGVPRQEQPTILKKISDMFQVAVPWKCVLVLIADVTVQLLGSYGDLGAIDNLIRSSPNVEFRLKYRGFTGTWRWETHTICDVDYHDTTTTDELLLEIDRLTLESFETQWVRFVPATRSSVKSLQKVRLDSLDEATIKLNPSCSICKDDFAEGGVDQLVIPLPCAHHYHVDCIIRWLEMGHVCPLCRYALPTVEDGEPSNS, translated from the coding sequence ATGTCGACGACGACAGCCgagaaacatattttttttagcAAAGTCGTACAAAGAGAATCAATTGAACCACCAGGTATGGAAACCTATCTTCCGATCGTGTTTTATCTCATGAAGCAGACCCTCTGTTGGTATGATCACCCGACGGAGTTTACTTGCGAAACCTCCCCAGCTGGACAAAGAGGTTTTGCGATTGATTTCTCCAGCAGAGAAGACCAGATTGATACTTTCGCCAATGTCATTTCGGGAATGGGTGTCCCACGACAGGAGCAACCAACTATCCTTAAAAAAATATCTGACATGTTTCAAGTGGCTGTTCCCTGGAAGTGTGTTCTTGTGTTAATTGCTGACGTGACTGTGCAATTACTGGGTAGTTATGGTGATCTTGGTGCCATTGATAATCTTATAAGGTCATCCCCCAATGTTGAGTTCCGCTTAAAATATAGGGGGTTTACTGGTACATGGCGCTGGGAAACACATACAATTTGTGATGTTGACTATCATGATACCACCACCACTGATGAGCTTTTATTGGAAATTGATAGGCTTACATTGGAGTCCTTTGAAACTCAGTGGGTCAGGTTTGTTCCGGCAACTAGATCATCAGTTAAGAGTTTGCAGAAAGTGAGACTTGATAGTTTGGATGAAGCTACTATTAAACTGAACCCATCATGTAGCATCTGTAAGGATGACTTTGCCGAAGGCGGTGTGGATCAACTGGTTATTCCTTTGCCTTGTGCACACCATTATCATGTAGATTGCATTATTCGGTGGCTGGAGATGGGTCACGTGTGCCCCTTGTGTCGATATGCCTTGCCAACTGTGGAAGATGGCGAGCCTTCGAATTCTTAA